DNA from Hwangdonia lutea:
AACAAACGTTTTTCTGAAAAAGTAGACGCTCTTAAATTTGGAAACCCTTGGGAAACAGGTGTGAAATTAACACCACTTCCAGAGGTTGAGAAACCAGGCTATATTCAAGAATTAATTGATGATGCTTTGGAAAAAGGTGCTAAAAAGCAAAACGAAAAGGGAGGCAAAACATCAGAGAATTTTATATTTCCGGCGGTATTGTATCCGGTAACCAAAGACATGCGCGTGTTTAAAGAGGAGCAATTTGGCCCTGTGATTCCTGTTGTGCCTTTCAAAAATATTGACACACCTTTAGATGATATGGCAGAATCTAATTACGGCCAACAAGTGAGTTTATTTGGTAAAGATATCGATACACTTTCGCCGTTAATTGATACCTTGGTTAATTTGGTTTGTAGAGTGAATTTGAATAGTTCGTGCCAACGCGGACCCGATGTTTATCCTTTTACAGGAAGAAAAGATTCGGCTTATGGTACATTAAGTGTACACGATGCATTGCGTTCGTTTTCAATACGAACCTTTGTGGCATCAAAAGACAACCCGTATAACAATGCCATTTTAAAAGGATTGTTGGATAAAAAAGCTTCTAATTTTATCAGTACTGATTATATATTGTAGTCCTGAGTTCATTAAAAAATTAAAAAGTGTCATATTGAGCGCAGTCGAAATGTTGTTAAAAACGATATTTTACAATGTCTTCGACTGCGCTCATACTGACATCCAGTACGCTAACAATTTTTATCTGGTACTAAAAAATTGTAATCAATCAAAAAAAGATATTTTAAACCCGTTGTGCATTTTGAATGAAAATAATTTCTATATGTCAGTTCGAGTGATTTTGAGGAACGAAAAATTGTATCGAGAACCCATTTATGGTTCAAAAATTCTTATTCTCGATACAAATTTCACTCATTTCAATCGTAAAATTCACTCGAATTGACAGAATTCTGCCAAAATGCACAACGGGTATTTTAAATATAATCGCATACAAATGAAGAATTAAAAGCAAAAAGTATCATTTTAATAAAATTTGATAATTATTCTAAAAAATCATAGAACTTTAAGCTATTAATAAAAATTAATTTTTAGTTTTACACCAATGAATTCAAAGAAAAATAAAATACGTACGTTTTCCCCCAGTTTGCGCTTGCGCAACCGCCGCCGCTAATTCTTCTATTTAGCCTTAATAATCGTTACGTTTAATTTTATTTTTTACCATGTTTACATCAAAATTTACTTTACAACTTCAAAAAACCATTATTTCTTTAAATAATAGAAACGTTGTTCGCCGTAACTTTCCACGTCGCCCGTAAGGGTATGCTATAAATTATTGAACTTAGGTGAGTCCGGTTCAGCTTTTCAAAACATCAAAATAATTTCAAAATTAAATCATATAAAATCAAAATAATGAAAGTCATTATTGCTGATAAATCACATAGTATTTACGCCCAAATTATTTGCGACACTATTGCAGACTCCGCAAATGTTAGAGGCACGGGAATCGCCAGACGTACCCCTGATTATATTATGACCAAAATGGAGAACGGTAATGCTGTTATTGCTTTAGACGGCAATACCTTTGCCGGTTTTTGCTATATTGAAAAATGGGGACATGGCAAATACGTTGCCAATTCGGGTTTAATTGTACATCCAAATTACAGAGGTGCAGGTTTAGCAAAGAAAATTAAACACAAAATCTTTGAGCATTCCAGAAATAAATTCCCGGAGGCTAAGGTATTTAGTATTACTACGGGATTGGCAGTAATGAAATTAAATAGCGATTTGGGTTATAAACCTGTGCCGTTTTCTGAGTTAACCGACGACCAATCGTTTTGGGACGGCTGCCAAACTTGTAAAAACTACGATGTT
Protein-coding regions in this window:
- a CDS encoding GNAT family N-acetyltransferase — encoded protein: MKVIIADKSHSIYAQIICDTIADSANVRGTGIARRTPDYIMTKMENGNAVIALDGNTFAGFCYIEKWGHGKYVANSGLIVHPNYRGAGLAKKIKHKIFEHSRNKFPEAKVFSITTGLAVMKLNSDLGYKPVPFSELTDDQSFWDGCQTCKNYDVLTRTNRKLCLCTGMLYDPEKAKNKVTKQVKEKTFKRLKKIKETLFLKKNKK